One region of Rhodocaloribacter litoris genomic DNA includes:
- a CDS encoding SelT/SelW/SelH family protein — translation MNEKSCIEIHYCTRCRWLLRATWMAQELLTTFEQEIGRLVLVPGTGGIFEIYADGERVWSRKAQGRFPEIAELKRLVRDRIAPEKDLGHTDRHGT, via the coding sequence ATGAACGAGAAGAGCTGCATCGAGATCCACTACTGCACCCGGTGCCGCTGGCTCCTGCGGGCAACGTGGATGGCCCAGGAGCTGCTCACCACGTTCGAACAGGAGATCGGCCGGCTGGTGCTGGTCCCGGGCACCGGCGGGATCTTCGAGATCTATGCCGACGGCGAACGGGTGTGGTCCCGCAAAGCGCAGGGCCGCTTCCCCGAGATCGCGGAGCTCAAACGGCTCGTCCGCGACCGGATCGCCCCCGAAAAGGACCTGGGCCACACGGACCGGCACGGTACCTGA
- a CDS encoding choice-of-anchor B family protein has product MKTRFLICLLLLVLPAPVLALTPSSPVPRAAFGAAVALTGDLLFVGEPQSFKDPGTVHVYRRNGDAWTLVTRLTASDAEVGDGFGQALATDGERLAVAGGAAVYVFERSGDTWTEAVRLAAPGEGDAFGQALALGGDHLLVAAPGHDARRGTVYVFARGTEGAWTAADTLHVDDLRPGDALGSALALGGDRLLVAAPGRNEGAGAAFAFRREGDRWVREAVLVPAGAGPGSRAGSALALDGDYAFLGAPRHNGFTGAVFTFHRHADGTWTEWASLAPEKPGERDFFGAALAAGGGLLWVGAPGTGGFAGQLTAFLPTGEGWTPDRTVQAGTVRPGDAFGSTFAVSADLLAVAAPRDDYGEGSVHLFARIGRSWHPQAFLIHEAEPFPALTGEREPCAGGSAAGFDCRDVDLLAFIPNRDMDIGRGVRLNDVWGWTDPETGREYALVGHMEGTVFLDVSDPTRPVYLGTLPMHEGATGNTWRDMKVYRNHAFIVADGAGPHGMQVFDLTRLRRVENPPVTFTEDAHYDRIASAHNIVINEETGFAYAVGAGMGGETCGGGLHMIDLREPKKPRFAGCFGHEGTGRQGTGYIHDAQCVVYRGPDADYRGKELCFSANETAISIVDVTDKANPKAIASGAYPNFGYVHQGWLSEDHRFFFQNDETDELNGNVDRTRTLVWDLADLDDPILVKEYFGPTSATDHNLYVRGHLMYQTNNASGLRILDVSDPLNPVEVAHFDTTPYGKDVAGFNGTWSSYPYFESGTIVVTSRREGVFLLKKKDIDL; this is encoded by the coding sequence ATGAAGACGCGCTTCCTGATCTGCCTGCTCCTGCTGGTCCTGCCGGCTCCTGTGCTTGCCCTCACCCCGTCGTCGCCCGTGCCCCGGGCTGCTTTCGGCGCGGCGGTGGCCCTCACGGGGGACCTCCTGTTCGTCGGAGAGCCCCAGAGCTTCAAAGACCCGGGGACGGTGCACGTCTACCGGCGCAACGGGGATGCCTGGACGCTCGTGACCCGGCTCACGGCCTCGGACGCCGAGGTGGGCGACGGCTTCGGACAGGCCCTGGCAACCGACGGCGAACGGCTGGCCGTGGCGGGCGGTGCGGCGGTCTACGTCTTCGAGCGCTCCGGCGACACCTGGACCGAAGCGGTCCGCCTGGCGGCTCCCGGCGAAGGGGACGCCTTCGGACAGGCCCTTGCCCTCGGCGGCGACCACCTGCTCGTCGCTGCTCCCGGGCACGACGCACGGCGGGGCACCGTCTACGTCTTCGCACGGGGCACGGAGGGCGCCTGGACCGCCGCGGACACCCTGCACGTCGACGACCTCCGGCCCGGCGATGCACTCGGCAGCGCCCTGGCCCTCGGCGGCGACCGCCTGCTCGTTGCCGCCCCCGGGCGCAACGAGGGCGCCGGGGCCGCTTTCGCCTTCCGCCGCGAGGGCGACAGGTGGGTTCGGGAAGCCGTGCTCGTCCCGGCCGGGGCCGGGCCGGGTAGCCGCGCAGGCAGCGCCCTGGCCCTCGACGGCGACTACGCCTTCCTCGGAGCCCCCCGCCACAACGGCTTCACCGGAGCCGTCTTCACCTTCCACCGCCATGCGGACGGGACGTGGACCGAGTGGGCATCGCTCGCGCCCGAAAAGCCCGGGGAACGCGACTTCTTCGGCGCGGCGCTGGCCGCCGGCGGCGGCCTCCTGTGGGTCGGCGCCCCCGGCACGGGCGGCTTCGCGGGACAACTCACCGCCTTCCTTCCCACCGGCGAAGGGTGGACCCCCGACCGGACCGTACAGGCCGGCACGGTACGCCCCGGTGACGCCTTTGGCAGCACCTTCGCCGTGTCCGCCGACCTGCTGGCCGTGGCCGCCCCCCGCGACGACTACGGCGAGGGCAGCGTCCACCTCTTCGCCCGTATCGGCCGCAGCTGGCACCCACAGGCCTTCCTGATCCACGAAGCCGAACCGTTCCCCGCCCTCACCGGCGAACGGGAGCCCTGTGCCGGCGGTTCGGCGGCCGGCTTCGACTGCCGCGACGTCGACCTGCTCGCTTTCATCCCGAACCGGGACATGGACATCGGGCGGGGCGTCCGCCTGAACGACGTCTGGGGCTGGACCGACCCCGAGACGGGCCGCGAGTACGCCCTCGTCGGGCACATGGAAGGCACTGTCTTCCTCGACGTCTCCGACCCCACCCGCCCCGTCTACCTGGGCACGCTCCCGATGCACGAAGGCGCCACGGGCAACACCTGGCGGGACATGAAGGTCTACCGGAACCACGCCTTCATCGTGGCCGACGGCGCCGGGCCGCACGGCATGCAGGTCTTCGACCTGACCCGCCTCCGCCGCGTCGAGAACCCGCCCGTCACCTTCACCGAGGACGCCCACTACGACCGCATCGCGAGTGCCCACAACATCGTCATCAACGAGGAGACGGGCTTCGCCTACGCCGTCGGGGCCGGCATGGGCGGCGAGACGTGCGGCGGCGGCCTGCACATGATCGACCTCCGCGAGCCGAAAAAGCCCCGCTTTGCCGGCTGCTTCGGGCACGAAGGGACGGGCCGCCAGGGCACCGGCTACATCCACGACGCGCAGTGCGTCGTCTACCGGGGGCCGGACGCCGACTACCGGGGCAAGGAGCTCTGCTTCAGCGCCAACGAGACGGCCATCAGCATCGTCGACGTGACGGACAAGGCCAACCCGAAGGCCATCGCCTCCGGGGCCTATCCCAACTTCGGCTACGTCCACCAGGGCTGGCTCAGCGAGGACCACCGCTTCTTCTTCCAGAACGACGAAACGGACGAACTCAACGGTAACGTGGACCGCACGCGCACGCTCGTCTGGGACCTCGCCGACCTCGACGATCCCATCCTCGTGAAAGAATACTTCGGCCCCACCTCGGCCACAGACCACAACCTGTACGTCCGCGGCCACCTGATGTACCAGACGAACAACGCCAGCGGCCTGCGCATCCTGGACGTGAGCGACCCGCTCAACCCCGTGGAGGTGGCCCACTTCGACACGACCCCGTACGGGAAAGACGTGGCGGGCTTCAACGGCACCTGGAGCAGCTACCCGTACTTCGAGAGCGGAACGATCGTGGTCACCAGCCGGCGCGAAGGCGTCTTCCTGCTGAAAAAGAAAGACATCGACCTCTGA
- a CDS encoding protease complex subunit PrcB family protein, with protein MTKVVVVGLVLLVLAAGCRRDDAEVIVEDVELLPFENVGVGPNARLSDTTGVVLYTPEAWEAYRTRLHAAGPFKPVDFTQEMIVLVAVPVPSGGYGVEVEAIEKKEDVIEVHYVLYTPERGCITVEGPAVPYQAVKARRATGEARFIHRREPLPCTVG; from the coding sequence ATGACAAAGGTTGTGGTGGTCGGGCTGGTGCTCCTTGTGCTGGCGGCCGGGTGCCGGCGTGACGACGCCGAGGTGATCGTCGAGGACGTGGAGCTGCTGCCGTTCGAGAACGTCGGGGTGGGGCCGAACGCCCGGCTGTCGGACACGACGGGGGTCGTGCTCTACACTCCGGAGGCCTGGGAGGCCTACCGGACCCGTCTCCACGCGGCGGGACCGTTCAAGCCGGTCGATTTCACCCAGGAAATGATCGTGCTGGTGGCGGTGCCGGTGCCGTCGGGCGGTTACGGGGTGGAGGTGGAGGCGATAGAGAAGAAGGAAGACGTCATCGAAGTGCATTACGTGCTTTACACGCCCGAGCGCGGGTGTATCACGGTGGAAGGACCGGCGGTGCCCTACCAGGCCGTCAAGGCCCGCCGGGCCACGGGGGAGGCCCGCTTCATCCACCGGCGCGAGCCGTTGCCCTGCACCGTCGGGTAG
- a CDS encoding efflux RND transporter periplasmic adaptor subunit, which produces MAPPKKNATRRLLFLIIGLIVLLVILAAVGRATGLFGTGNDAVEVETARAERRTLTQVVTASGKVQPEVEVKLSPDVSGEIIELRVREGDQVEKGDLLVRIRPDFYVAQVEQAEAGVLQAKANMAQRRADMLTAEVELNRQKALFEKNAIAESDYVRAQNQYEVAKAAYEAAEYAVQSAEARLREAREQLSKTAIYAPMSGTVSKLDVELGERVVGTSQFTGTEMMRIARLDQMELEVDVNENDVVNVALGDTARIEIDAYPEQTFRGVVTEIANTARTTAAGTQEQVTNFPVKIRILDPHNLNLAVPGTGQALQTSETPLADASPQFRPGMSGTVDIYTKTVFDVVAVPIQAVTVRDFARLQPAADTTRRARTGETGRDDTVSTRFPKEDLRKVVFLVENGKAKMVEVTTGITDDTHIEIKSGLSGGEEVIIGPYRAVSRTLEPGTPVRVKPPEQPGRRPLAAAN; this is translated from the coding sequence ATGGCTCCCCCGAAGAAAAACGCCACACGTCGCCTGCTTTTCCTCATCATCGGCCTGATCGTGCTGCTGGTCATCCTGGCGGCCGTCGGGCGGGCCACCGGCCTCTTCGGCACCGGTAACGACGCCGTCGAGGTGGAGACCGCGAGGGCCGAACGGCGCACGCTGACCCAGGTCGTGACGGCCTCCGGGAAGGTCCAGCCGGAGGTGGAGGTCAAGCTCAGCCCCGACGTCTCCGGCGAGATCATCGAACTGCGGGTGCGAGAAGGGGATCAGGTCGAGAAAGGGGACCTGCTCGTGCGCATCCGCCCGGACTTCTACGTGGCCCAGGTGGAACAGGCCGAAGCCGGGGTCCTGCAGGCCAAGGCCAACATGGCCCAGCGCCGTGCGGACATGCTCACGGCCGAGGTCGAGCTGAACCGGCAGAAGGCCCTCTTCGAAAAGAACGCCATCGCCGAAAGTGACTATGTGCGGGCGCAGAACCAGTATGAGGTGGCGAAGGCGGCCTACGAAGCCGCCGAGTATGCGGTGCAAAGCGCCGAGGCCCGGCTCCGCGAGGCCCGCGAGCAACTCTCGAAGACGGCCATCTATGCCCCCATGAGCGGCACCGTCAGCAAGCTCGACGTCGAGCTCGGCGAGCGGGTCGTCGGCACCAGCCAGTTCACCGGCACCGAGATGATGCGCATCGCCCGGCTCGACCAGATGGAGCTGGAGGTCGATGTCAACGAGAACGACGTGGTCAACGTGGCCCTCGGAGACACGGCCCGCATCGAGATCGACGCCTACCCGGAGCAGACCTTCCGGGGCGTCGTCACCGAAATCGCCAACACGGCACGCACCACCGCGGCGGGCACGCAGGAGCAGGTGACCAACTTCCCCGTCAAGATCCGCATCCTGGACCCGCACAACCTCAACCTGGCCGTCCCGGGTACAGGCCAGGCCCTGCAGACGAGTGAGACCCCCCTCGCCGACGCCTCGCCCCAGTTCCGCCCGGGTATGAGCGGCACCGTGGACATCTACACCAAGACCGTCTTCGACGTGGTGGCCGTGCCCATCCAGGCCGTCACCGTGCGCGACTTCGCCCGCCTCCAGCCGGCCGCCGACACGACCCGAAGGGCACGCACCGGGGAAACCGGCCGGGACGACACGGTCTCGACCCGCTTCCCCAAAGAGGACCTTCGCAAGGTGGTCTTTCTCGTCGAAAACGGCAAGGCAAAGATGGTGGAGGTGACCACCGGCATCACGGACGACACCCACATCGAGATCAAATCCGGCCTCTCCGGTGGGGAGGAGGTCATCATCGGCCCGTACCGTGCCGTCAGCCGCACGCTGGAGCCCGGCACTCCGGTGCGGGTGAAGCCGCCCGAGCAGCCCGGACGCCGACCGCTGGCGGCCGCCAACTGA
- a CDS encoding class I SAM-dependent methyltransferase — MDPKQIAEQLRCPHGAQAARTAQRMNEANAGLYHATITWLDLRPESHVLEIGPGNGAFAAEVLRTAHHYTGLDWSPAMVGEAKKHNRALVASGRATFLRGSSDHMPFPDDTFDRAFSINTLYFWEEPRRHAAEIARVLRPGGLFVLVFGEEAFMRTLPFAAHGFKLYDEAGACTLMRAAGLHVCDLHRYRETGRSNSGRVVDKRFLLLRCEKRPEQTDSA; from the coding sequence ATGGACCCGAAACAGATCGCCGAACAGCTCCGTTGTCCTCATGGCGCACAGGCCGCACGGACGGCGCAGCGGATGAACGAGGCCAACGCCGGCCTCTATCACGCCACCATCACCTGGCTCGACCTGAGACCGGAGAGCCACGTCCTGGAAATCGGCCCCGGAAACGGTGCCTTCGCCGCCGAGGTTCTCCGCACCGCACACCACTACACCGGCCTCGACTGGTCCCCCGCGATGGTCGGCGAAGCCAAAAAACACAACCGCGCGCTCGTAGCCTCGGGCCGTGCCACCTTCCTACGGGGCAGTTCCGACCACATGCCCTTCCCGGACGACACCTTCGACCGGGCCTTTTCCATCAACACCCTCTATTTCTGGGAAGAGCCCCGCCGACATGCCGCAGAAATCGCCCGGGTGCTCCGGCCGGGCGGCCTGTTCGTTCTGGTCTTCGGCGAAGAGGCGTTCATGCGCACGTTGCCCTTTGCCGCACACGGGTTTAAGCTGTACGACGAAGCCGGCGCCTGCACCCTCATGCGGGCAGCCGGGCTGCACGTCTGCGACCTTCACCGCTACCGGGAGACCGGCCGGAGCAACAGCGGCCGGGTCGTCGACAAGCGGTTTCTCCTCCTCCGGTGTGAAAAACGCCCGGAACAGACGGATTCGGCATGA
- a CDS encoding trimeric intracellular cation channel family protein — MLYAVDLLGTFVFALSGAFQANRHGLDFLGFMVLAVATGVGGGMIRDVLLGATPPAALQDEWYLLVCLAGGMAVFWAAPPIARRWNRVLVADAVGLGVFAAMGAARAAAAGLGPIGIVLMAALTATGGGVVRDLLVREVPAVIKGGFYATAALLGGVAFTGTAALGLGEAVAMTTAAVVTTGLRFWAMAHNISLPTGRRFPHLPGDDTGDPA, encoded by the coding sequence ATGCTCTACGCCGTCGACCTGCTGGGGACGTTCGTCTTTGCCCTCTCGGGGGCGTTCCAGGCCAACCGGCACGGGCTGGATTTCCTCGGCTTCATGGTGCTGGCCGTGGCCACGGGCGTCGGCGGCGGGATGATCCGGGACGTCCTGCTCGGGGCTACCCCGCCCGCCGCCCTGCAGGACGAGTGGTACCTGCTCGTGTGCCTGGCCGGCGGGATGGCGGTCTTCTGGGCCGCTCCGCCGATCGCCCGGCGCTGGAACCGGGTGCTCGTGGCGGATGCCGTCGGGCTCGGTGTCTTTGCGGCCATGGGAGCGGCCAGGGCTGCCGCCGCCGGTCTCGGCCCGATCGGCATCGTCCTGATGGCGGCCCTGACGGCCACCGGCGGCGGGGTCGTGCGCGATCTGCTCGTGCGCGAGGTGCCTGCCGTCATCAAGGGCGGTTTCTATGCGACGGCGGCCCTGCTCGGCGGGGTCGCCTTCACCGGCACGGCGGCCCTCGGCCTGGGCGAGGCGGTGGCGATGACGACGGCAGCAGTCGTCACCACCGGCCTGCGCTTCTGGGCGATGGCGCACAACATCAGCCTGCCCACCGGACGGCGCTTCCCGCACCTCCCGGGGGACGACACCGGAGACCCGGCATGA
- a CDS encoding WD40/YVTN/BNR-like repeat-containing protein, whose product MPFCRRPVPVVALLLVLAGCRNEGTEPPLRAPAWEVRPTDTTARLQAVSIAADGTVWASGTGGTYAVTTDGGVTWRTGTVPEADTLEFRDVHGVDARTAYLLSAGPGAASRIYKTTDGGTSWTRQFTNPEPDGFFDCFDFWDETHGLAFSDSIEGQLYLLITEDGTTWRRLPPETLPPALPGEGAFAASGTCVVTRPGGHVWIGTGASAVAARVLHSPDYGRTWTVAETPLVSDTPSSGIYTLAFLDDRRGAALGGDYARRDSVPARTVATTADGGTTWTLAGAAPLRGAVFGATYVPGAPTPTLVAVGPDGSALSTDNGRTWTRFDDASYWSVAAGPRAVWAVGPEGRIARLRTR is encoded by the coding sequence ATGCCGTTCTGCCGCCGTCCCGTACCGGTCGTCGCGCTGCTCCTCGTCCTGGCCGGATGCCGGAACGAGGGGACGGAACCTCCCCTTCGCGCCCCCGCCTGGGAGGTGCGACCCACCGACACGACGGCGCGGCTACAGGCCGTGAGCATCGCGGCAGACGGAACGGTGTGGGCCAGCGGAACGGGCGGCACCTATGCCGTCACCACCGACGGCGGGGTCACCTGGCGCACGGGCACCGTCCCGGAGGCGGACACGCTCGAGTTTCGCGACGTGCACGGCGTCGACGCCCGGACGGCCTACCTCCTCTCCGCCGGACCGGGCGCCGCCTCCCGCATCTACAAAACCACCGACGGCGGCACCTCCTGGACCCGCCAGTTCACCAACCCCGAGCCCGACGGCTTCTTCGACTGCTTCGACTTCTGGGACGAGACGCACGGCCTGGCCTTCTCGGACAGCATCGAAGGGCAACTCTACCTGCTCATCACCGAAGACGGCACCACGTGGCGCCGCCTGCCCCCCGAAACCCTGCCGCCGGCCCTCCCGGGTGAAGGCGCCTTTGCCGCCAGCGGCACGTGCGTCGTCACCCGCCCCGGCGGGCACGTGTGGATCGGCACCGGCGCCTCGGCCGTGGCGGCCCGCGTCCTCCACAGCCCCGACTACGGGCGCACGTGGACCGTCGCCGAGACGCCGCTCGTGAGCGACACGCCCTCCTCGGGCATCTACACGCTCGCCTTCCTCGACGACCGGCGCGGCGCGGCCCTCGGCGGCGACTATGCCCGGAGGGACTCGGTGCCGGCCCGCACCGTCGCCACCACGGCCGACGGCGGCACCACGTGGACCCTCGCCGGGGCGGCCCCCCTGCGCGGCGCCGTCTTCGGCGCCACATACGTGCCCGGCGCTCCCACCCCCACCCTCGTGGCCGTGGGACCGGACGGCTCCGCCCTCTCCACGGACAACGGCCGCACCTGGACCCGCTTCGACGACGCCTCGTACTGGAGCGTCGCCGCCGGGCCCCGGGCCGTGTGGGCCGTCGGCCCCGAAGGTCGCATCGCGCGGCTACGCACCCGCTGA
- a CDS encoding TolC family protein has protein sequence MSVSPSMYSTPSSFPGPALRYAFLLVLLTILGHGTTHAQQARTITFEEAVQIALERNAAIRRSRNNVGLQATVVSSERADFFPNLNLSSSTSRTYGLTFDQTTGQLVSESTDAFNASASSSINLFNGFGDVASYNQARHALEAEEYTLNRTQQTVLFDLITSYLQVILDREQIQIRQEDLEAQRQQLARIEEFVRVGSRPVSDLYQQQATVASSELALLEAERAAQLSESRLIQVLQLDPFQEYEFVAPSAEEIPLLPREYDAESLLRTAFANRPDLQAQEASIEAALEGIRFARSGMYPSLSLFGSIRTSYSSRNELTSFADQLSDNRAQSFGISLSIPIFNRFQTRTNVERARVQYENARLAEETLELQIAAEVRQAYLDYQTAVKRLDVTEKQLQAAEQALAVEQERYNVGASTLVELTQARATYVQAASNRIQAIYRFYFQDRLLEYYQGTLNPTRPLF, from the coding sequence ATGTCCGTTTCTCCCTCGATGTATTCCACCCCGTCGTCTTTCCCGGGGCCAGCGCTCCGGTATGCCTTCCTGCTCGTTCTCCTCACGATCCTCGGCCACGGGACGACCCACGCACAGCAAGCGCGGACCATCACCTTCGAGGAAGCCGTACAGATCGCCCTGGAGCGCAACGCCGCGATCCGGCGTAGCCGCAACAACGTCGGCCTGCAGGCGACGGTCGTCTCCAGCGAGCGTGCGGACTTCTTCCCCAACCTCAACCTGTCCTCCAGCACGAGCCGCACCTACGGGCTCACCTTCGACCAGACCACCGGCCAGCTCGTCTCGGAATCGACGGACGCCTTCAATGCCAGCGCGAGCTCGTCGATCAACCTGTTCAACGGTTTCGGGGACGTGGCCTCCTACAACCAGGCCAGACATGCCCTCGAAGCCGAGGAATACACCCTGAACCGCACGCAACAGACGGTCCTCTTCGACCTCATCACCAGCTACCTGCAGGTGATCCTGGACCGCGAGCAGATCCAGATCCGGCAGGAGGACCTCGAGGCCCAGCGCCAGCAACTGGCACGGATCGAGGAGTTCGTGCGCGTGGGGTCGCGGCCCGTCTCCGACCTGTACCAGCAGCAGGCCACGGTCGCCTCCAGTGAGCTGGCCCTGCTCGAAGCCGAACGCGCCGCCCAGCTCAGCGAAAGCCGGCTGATCCAGGTGCTTCAGCTCGATCCCTTCCAGGAATACGAGTTCGTGGCCCCCTCGGCCGAAGAGATTCCCCTCCTGCCCCGGGAATACGACGCCGAATCGCTGCTTCGCACCGCCTTCGCGAACCGCCCGGACCTGCAGGCCCAGGAAGCCAGCATCGAGGCCGCCCTCGAAGGCATCCGGTTCGCCCGGTCCGGCATGTACCCGTCGCTGAGCCTTTTCGGCAGCATCCGCACCAGCTATTCGAGCCGGAACGAGCTCACCTCCTTCGCGGACCAGCTCTCGGACAACCGTGCCCAGTCGTTCGGGATCAGCCTGAGCATTCCCATCTTCAACCGGTTCCAGACCCGGACGAACGTCGAGCGGGCGCGCGTGCAATACGAGAACGCCCGGCTGGCCGAGGAGACGCTCGAACTCCAGATCGCCGCCGAGGTGCGCCAGGCCTACCTGGACTACCAGACGGCCGTCAAGCGGCTCGACGTGACGGAGAAACAGCTGCAGGCCGCCGAGCAGGCCCTGGCCGTCGAACAGGAGCGGTACAACGTCGGCGCCTCGACGCTCGTGGAGCTGACGCAGGCCCGCGCCACCTACGTGCAGGCCGCCAGCAACCGCATCCAGGCCATCTACCGGTTCTATTTCCAGGACCGGCTGCTCGAGTATTACCAGGGCACGCTGAACCCGACCCGGCCGTTGTTCTGA
- a CDS encoding ABC transporter ATP-binding protein — translation MSTPSHGNTPLIRLIDITKVYPMGMQEVRALAGVSLEIHPNEYVAIMGPSGSGKSTLMNIIGCLDVPTSGAYYLNGQRVSEMTDDELAEVRNREIGFVFQTFNLLPRVNCLQNVELPLIYAGIRRQTRRSMAEQALRNVGLGDRLHHKPNELSGGQRQRVAVARALVNNPSLILADEPTGNLDSKTGEEIMRLFETLYRRGNTLLVVTHEEEIARHARRIIRLRDGHIESDTPVEQPILAELDPAALETSAH, via the coding sequence ATGAGCACCCCCTCGCACGGCAACACCCCGCTGATCCGGCTGATCGACATCACCAAGGTCTACCCGATGGGTATGCAGGAGGTGCGGGCCCTGGCGGGCGTCTCGCTGGAGATCCATCCAAACGAATACGTCGCCATCATGGGCCCCTCGGGCTCGGGCAAGTCCACCCTGATGAACATCATCGGCTGCCTGGACGTGCCCACCAGCGGGGCCTATTACCTCAACGGCCAGCGGGTGAGCGAGATGACCGACGACGAGCTGGCCGAGGTGCGCAACCGCGAGATCGGCTTCGTCTTCCAGACGTTCAACCTGCTCCCGCGCGTGAACTGCCTGCAGAACGTGGAGCTGCCGTTGATCTACGCCGGCATCCGGCGCCAGACCCGCCGGAGCATGGCCGAGCAGGCCCTTCGCAACGTGGGCCTGGGCGACCGCCTCCACCACAAACCGAACGAGCTCTCGGGCGGGCAGCGCCAGCGCGTGGCCGTGGCCCGCGCCCTGGTCAACAATCCGTCCCTCATCCTGGCCGACGAGCCGACGGGCAACCTGGACTCGAAGACGGGCGAGGAAATCATGCGCCTGTTCGAGACGCTCTACCGGCGGGGCAACACGCTGCTGGTGGTCACGCACGAGGAAGAGATTGCCCGGCATGCCCGCCGCATCATCCGCCTCCGCGACGGCCACATCGAATCCGACACCCCCGTCGAACAACCCATCCTGGCCGAACTCGATCCGGCTGCCCTCGAAACGAGCGCGCATTGA
- a CDS encoding hydroxypyruvate isomerase family protein, with translation MKRRTFVRAGLATVAAAALPASTACIEARPARRGRLNHSACKWCYPNLTVDELAAAGAAMGLRSVELLDPPDWPAVKRHGLICAMANPPAAPDGMHFLTHGFNRLEHHEWLVPGYLKRLEEVAEAGFPNLICFSGNRAGLDDEEGLENCVTGLKKILPAAERLGVTVCMELLNSKVDHPDYQCDHTAWGVALVDRLGSDRFKLLYDIYHMQIMEGDIIRTIRTYHDYIAHYHTGGNPGRHEINETQELNYRAIAQAIADTGFTGYIAQEFIPTRDPLTSLREALAICDV, from the coding sequence ATGAAACGCCGAACCTTTGTGCGGGCCGGGCTGGCGACGGTTGCCGCTGCGGCCCTGCCTGCGTCCACCGCGTGCATCGAGGCGCGTCCCGCCCGCCGGGGGCGTCTCAACCACTCGGCCTGTAAGTGGTGCTACCCGAACCTGACGGTCGACGAACTGGCGGCTGCCGGAGCGGCCATGGGCCTGCGCTCGGTCGAGTTGCTCGACCCGCCGGACTGGCCCGCCGTCAAACGGCACGGGCTCATCTGCGCGATGGCCAACCCGCCGGCGGCACCCGACGGGATGCACTTCCTCACCCACGGCTTCAACCGCCTCGAACACCACGAATGGCTGGTGCCGGGTTACCTGAAACGGCTCGAAGAGGTGGCCGAGGCCGGTTTCCCCAACCTGATCTGCTTCTCCGGCAACCGTGCCGGCCTGGACGACGAGGAAGGGCTCGAAAACTGTGTCACGGGCCTCAAGAAAATCCTCCCGGCGGCCGAACGCCTCGGCGTGACCGTCTGCATGGAGCTGCTCAACAGCAAGGTCGATCACCCCGACTATCAGTGTGATCATACGGCCTGGGGTGTTGCCCTGGTCGACCGCCTCGGGTCGGACCGCTTCAAGTTGCTCTACGATATCTATCACATGCAGATCATGGAGGGCGACATCATCCGGACCATCCGCACCTACCACGATTACATCGCCCATTATCACACGGGCGGCAATCCGGGGCGCCACGAGATCAACGAGACGCAGGAACTCAACTACAGGGCCATCGCGCAGGCCATCGCGGACACCGGCTTTACCGGCTACATCGCGCAGGAGTTCATTCCCACACGCGACCCGCTCACCTCGTTGCGGGAAGCCCTCGCCATCTGCGACGTTTGA
- a CDS encoding YccF domain-containing protein, with translation MRHLGNVLWIFLGGGFFIFLEYLLGGLVLCLTVIGIPFGLQCIRLSVLGLLPFGRDVREHPAASGCLPLAMNVIWILAGGVWLALTHLLFGLLCALTVIGIPFARQHMKLARLALAPFGKEIVPVP, from the coding sequence ATGCGACACCTGGGCAACGTGCTGTGGATCTTCCTCGGCGGCGGCTTCTTCATCTTCCTCGAATACCTGCTCGGCGGCCTCGTGCTGTGCCTGACCGTCATCGGGATCCCGTTCGGACTGCAATGCATCCGGCTGTCGGTACTGGGGCTGCTCCCCTTCGGACGAGACGTGCGGGAGCACCCGGCGGCTTCCGGATGCCTGCCGCTGGCGATGAACGTGATCTGGATCCTCGCCGGAGGGGTCTGGCTGGCACTCACCCACCTTCTCTTCGGGCTACTCTGTGCCCTGACCGTCATCGGAATCCCCTTTGCCCGGCAGCACATGAAACTGGCCCGGCTCGCGCTGGCCCCCTTCGGCAAAGAGATCGTCCCCGTGCCCTGA